In Vagococcus luciliae, one genomic interval encodes:
- a CDS encoding VOC family protein, protein MVNFSLNPNTKLTSVAIKVKDFDRMLSFYQQVVGFDLINEENDMAILGIGSQKRKLLGLISTPDGVEGSNIQTGLNHTSFVFPTRDDLARFIKHLMLLNYPIEGESDHGFCESVYISDPENNRLEFSWDKPKDEWPMVDGKIDGVTKELNIQQCLNNVKGEYTSVPDETKVGHVHLSVSDLEMVYNFYAEKLGFKIKDDDFSSTHLLSVNDYHHQLAINESQSNDMSPVIRDTDLGVDHVTFDVPTMEDLLSLKENLETLGSDFYYNKGKRIIGLYDPSGIHLWFIVFKKENKK, encoded by the coding sequence ATGGTTAACTTTTCATTAAATCCAAACACCAAATTAACTTCTGTTGCCATTAAGGTAAAAGATTTTGACAGAATGTTAAGTTTCTATCAACAAGTTGTTGGGTTTGATTTGATTAATGAAGAAAATGATATGGCGATCTTAGGTATTGGTAGCCAGAAAAGAAAATTGCTGGGATTGATTTCGACACCAGATGGCGTGGAAGGATCAAATATTCAGACAGGATTAAACCATACATCGTTTGTTTTTCCAACTCGAGACGATCTTGCTCGTTTTATTAAGCATCTCATGTTATTAAATTATCCAATTGAAGGCGAAAGTGATCATGGTTTTTGTGAGTCAGTTTATATCAGTGATCCTGAAAATAATCGTTTAGAATTTAGTTGGGATAAGCCAAAAGATGAGTGGCCAATGGTAGATGGTAAAATAGATGGTGTAACAAAAGAATTAAACATTCAACAATGTTTAAACAATGTGAAAGGTGAATACACATCAGTTCCAGATGAAACAAAAGTGGGACATGTTCATTTATCAGTATCGGATTTAGAAATGGTTTATAATTTTTATGCTGAGAAATTAGGGTTCAAAATAAAAGATGATGATTTTAGTTCAACTCATTTATTGTCAGTTAACGATTATCATCACCAGCTAGCAATTAATGAATCACAATCAAATGACATGTCACCTGTTATTCGTGATACTGACTTAGGAGTAGACCACGTAACGTTTGATGTCCCAACAATGGAGGATTTACTTTCATTAAAGGAGAATCTTGAGACACTTGGTAGTGACTTCTACTATAATAAAGGCAAGAGAATTATTGGATTATATGATCCAAGTGGTATTCATTTGTGGTTTATTGTATTTAAAAAAGAGAACAAAAAATAG
- a CDS encoding ABC transporter ATP-binding protein encodes MRQHGPGGVKGKKAKPKNFWKTTKRLMSYMLKRWYLIALVFVLATASTIFQIRTPKILGEATTEIFSGLMRAKQTMMSGGKVGKINIDFDKIASILMIVLAMYVASAIFSFLQQFIMTRISQRTVYQLRKEFKEKMGRVPVSYYDTHSNGDIMSRAINDMDNIATTLQQTLTQFVTSILMFFGVLWMMLTISWKLTIVAALTVPLSLIITMIIAPKSQRYFGKQQASLGLLNNQIEESYSGHTVVRSFNHEKENIEVFEVQNEKLYESGWKSQFISAIIMPLMNFVKNISYVFIAVLGGIQVANGNMPLGDVQAFMQYTNQFAQPLSQMANLLNTIQSTIASAERIFEVLDELEMSNVEVDETNIIPTDAVVSFQHMAFGYDDSELLMKDFNLDVFEGQKVAIVGPTGAGKTTIINLLERFYDVSGGAILYEGKDTRNIRRETLRSHFSMVLQDTWLFTGSIFDNIRYGNMDASEEEVIRAAKAARVDEFVRRLPEGYDTVLNEDASNISQGQRQLITIARAFLVNPDVLILDEATSSVDTRTEILIQEAMDRLLEGRTSFVVAHRLSTIRDADNIIVMDQGDIVETGNHDQLLEKAGFYAELYNSQFSTGISI; translated from the coding sequence ATGAGACAACATGGACCTGGTGGAGTAAAAGGAAAAAAAGCCAAACCAAAGAATTTTTGGAAAACAACCAAACGTTTGATGTCATATATGTTAAAACGATGGTATTTAATAGCATTAGTGTTTGTGTTAGCTACTGCCTCAACAATATTTCAAATTCGTACACCTAAAATATTAGGGGAAGCAACAACTGAAATTTTTTCTGGATTAATGAGAGCCAAACAAACGATGATGAGTGGTGGAAAAGTAGGAAAAATCAATATTGATTTTGATAAAATTGCTAGTATTTTAATGATTGTTCTAGCGATGTATGTTGCTTCTGCTATTTTTAGTTTTCTGCAACAGTTTATTATGACACGTATTTCTCAACGAACAGTGTATCAATTAAGAAAAGAATTTAAAGAAAAAATGGGCCGAGTTCCTGTTTCTTATTATGATACTCATTCAAATGGGGATATCATGTCACGTGCCATTAATGATATGGATAACATTGCAACAACACTTCAACAAACATTGACACAATTTGTCACTAGTATTTTGATGTTTTTTGGGGTATTGTGGATGATGTTAACAATTAGTTGGAAATTAACGATTGTAGCAGCATTAACTGTTCCACTTAGTTTAATCATTACCATGATTATTGCACCAAAATCTCAACGCTATTTTGGTAAACAACAAGCTAGTTTGGGATTATTAAACAATCAAATAGAAGAAAGCTATAGTGGACACACTGTAGTGAGAAGTTTTAATCATGAAAAAGAAAATATTGAGGTATTTGAAGTTCAAAATGAAAAACTTTATGAATCTGGTTGGAAATCACAATTTATTTCGGCCATTATCATGCCTTTAATGAACTTTGTTAAAAATATTAGTTATGTGTTTATCGCCGTATTAGGTGGGATACAGGTTGCAAATGGAAATATGCCTTTAGGGGATGTTCAAGCATTTATGCAATACACGAATCAATTCGCACAACCCCTTAGTCAAATGGCTAATTTGTTGAATACAATTCAATCAACTATTGCTTCAGCAGAACGGATTTTTGAAGTATTAGATGAGTTAGAAATGAGTAATGTAGAAGTAGATGAAACAAATATTATACCAACTGATGCTGTTGTATCATTTCAACATATGGCGTTTGGGTACGATGATAGTGAGTTATTGATGAAAGATTTTAATCTTGATGTATTCGAAGGGCAAAAAGTGGCAATTGTTGGACCAACAGGAGCGGGTAAAACAACTATTATTAATTTGTTGGAACGATTTTATGATGTTTCAGGTGGTGCCATTCTTTATGAAGGAAAAGACACTAGAAATATAAGACGTGAAACATTACGTTCTCATTTTTCAATGGTACTACAAGATACTTGGCTATTCACTGGTTCGATATTTGATAATATTCGTTATGGAAATATGGATGCCAGTGAAGAAGAGGTTATCCGTGCAGCAAAAGCAGCACGTGTTGATGAATTTGTTCGCCGTTTACCTGAAGGGTATGACACTGTGCTAAATGAAGATGCTTCAAACATTTCTCAAGGCCAAAGACAGTTAATTACTATAGCTCGTGCTTTTTTAGTTAATCCTGATGTCTTGATTTTAGATGAAGCCACTTCAAGTGTTGATACAAGAACTGAAATATTGATACAAGAAGCAATGGATAGATTATTAGAAGGTCGTACAAGTTTTGTTGTGGCTCACAGATTATCAACGATTCGTGATGCAGATAACATTATTGTGATGGATCAAGGGGACATCGTTGAAACGGGAAATCATGATCAATTACTTGAAAAAGCCGGTTTCTATGCTGAATTATATAATAGTCAATTTTCGACAGGGATAAGTATTTAA
- a CDS encoding ABC transporter ATP-binding protein — MLRIIKRMSLPAVLGAILFMVIQITSDLYLPTLTSNIIDNGVTKGDISYIWQVGFVMIGISFVGILASIANTFIATRQAQKLGKQLRSEIYEKVEYSSQREFDKIGTASLITRTTNDVNQIQMVSQMFLRIMINAPITLIGASILAFYRDRELTKIFLYVIPLIIVVVGVTMYFAIPLFKSLQEKTDRLNLVFREGLTGVRVIRAFNQTKFEENRFDDANKDYTNTAIRVNTLMSFLLPVITLIISVTNVSIIWFGGHNIAAGTLEVGNMMAFMTYAMQILMSFVMMAMIFVFVPRAQASAVRINEVLDMKDDIKNPDTPKEFSHDSSLAFKQVSYSYSGAEKPALSGVDFTAKKGDTVAIIGGTGSGKSTLVNLIPRFFDTTEGEIVVDECNVKDVLQHELREKVSFVPQKAVLFTGTIRSNMQYGKENATEEEIWQALEIAQAKEFVSELPDGLDSKVEQGGTNFSGGQRQRLCIARALIKQASVYVFDDSFSALDFKTDAALRKALQESITESIVVIVAQRISTVVDADTILVLDDGVMVGRGDHQHLKATNETYQEIISSQLSKEEIA, encoded by the coding sequence ATGTTAAGAATTATTAAGCGAATGTCTCTACCAGCTGTATTGGGAGCCATTTTATTTATGGTTATTCAAATTACGAGTGATTTATATTTGCCGACATTAACATCCAATATTATTGATAACGGAGTAACAAAAGGAGATATCTCGTATATTTGGCAAGTTGGGTTTGTGATGATTGGTATCTCCTTTGTAGGTATATTAGCATCTATTGCTAATACGTTTATTGCGACAAGGCAAGCGCAAAAATTAGGAAAACAATTGCGTTCAGAGATTTATGAAAAAGTAGAATATTCTTCTCAACGCGAGTTTGACAAGATAGGAACAGCATCATTAATTACGAGAACAACTAATGATGTCAATCAAATCCAAATGGTTAGTCAAATGTTTTTAAGAATCATGATTAATGCACCAATCACATTAATTGGAGCAAGTATTTTAGCGTTTTATCGAGATAGAGAGTTAACAAAAATTTTCTTATACGTTATCCCATTAATTATTGTGGTTGTTGGGGTGACAATGTATTTTGCTATTCCATTATTTAAAAGTTTGCAAGAAAAAACAGATAGATTGAACTTAGTATTTCGTGAAGGACTAACAGGTGTTCGTGTTATCCGTGCGTTTAATCAAACAAAATTTGAAGAAAATCGTTTTGATGATGCCAATAAAGATTATACAAATACTGCGATTAGAGTAAATACGTTAATGTCATTTCTACTACCAGTGATTACGTTAATAATTAGTGTCACAAACGTTTCAATTATTTGGTTTGGTGGTCATAATATCGCGGCTGGAACGCTTGAAGTAGGGAACATGATGGCATTTATGACGTATGCCATGCAAATATTGATGAGTTTTGTCATGATGGCGATGATTTTTGTTTTTGTCCCTCGTGCACAAGCTTCAGCAGTTCGTATTAATGAAGTACTAGATATGAAGGATGATATTAAAAATCCTGATACACCAAAAGAATTTAGTCATGATAGCTCACTAGCTTTTAAACAAGTTAGTTATAGTTATAGCGGTGCTGAAAAACCCGCTCTATCTGGTGTTGATTTTACCGCTAAAAAAGGTGACACAGTTGCGATTATTGGTGGGACCGGTTCTGGTAAGTCAACACTTGTTAATTTAATTCCCCGTTTTTTTGATACAACAGAAGGAGAAATAGTTGTTGATGAATGCAATGTCAAAGATGTGTTACAACATGAACTGCGTGAAAAAGTTAGCTTTGTTCCACAAAAAGCAGTGTTATTTACAGGAACAATTCGGTCAAATATGCAATATGGAAAAGAAAATGCAACAGAAGAAGAGATTTGGCAAGCATTAGAAATAGCTCAAGCTAAAGAGTTTGTGTCTGAATTACCTGATGGATTAGATAGTAAAGTAGAACAAGGTGGAACAAATTTTTCTGGAGGACAAAGACAACGACTATGTATAGCAAGAGCGTTGATTAAACAAGCTTCGGTATATGTCTTTGATGATTCGTTTTCAGCACTGGATTTCAAAACAGATGCGGCTTTAAGAAAAGCATTACAAGAATCCATTACTGAATCAATAGTCGTGATTGTCGCACAGAGAATTAGTACAGTAGTGGATGCCGATACCATTCTTGTATTAGATGATGGTGTGATGGTAGGACGTGGTGATCATCAACACTTAAAAGCAACAAACGAGACTTATCAAGAAATCATTTCATCACAGTTGAGTAAGGAGGAAATAGCATGA
- a CDS encoding TetR/AcrR family transcriptional regulator, with translation MPKPTFFRLEEEKQQKIIEACEKEFSSVPIHQSSIANIVKYADIPRGSFYQYFEDKDDVFYYICDMLVKEPETTFMELFKENKGNLFLTMQEFFDYFIHLVLKSQHAKLLKNIFMYMDYKRSSEIFDGLDAERRAVQHLKGRKKQRYHKYEQLINTIDYSSLAISNVRELKVLLRLLFNTMHASINEVYRSEQMGKEIDIERVKTEFNMKLNWIAHGVTKDKIGG, from the coding sequence ATGCCAAAACCCACTTTTTTTCGTTTAGAAGAGGAGAAGCAACAAAAAATTATTGAAGCTTGCGAAAAAGAATTTTCTTCTGTACCGATCCATCAATCGTCTATTGCCAATATTGTGAAATATGCAGATATTCCTAGAGGGAGTTTTTATCAATACTTTGAAGATAAAGATGATGTATTCTACTACATTTGTGATATGTTGGTGAAAGAACCTGAAACAACATTTATGGAGTTATTTAAAGAAAATAAAGGAAATTTATTTTTAACCATGCAGGAATTTTTTGATTACTTTATTCATTTAGTATTAAAAAGTCAACATGCTAAACTATTAAAAAATATTTTTATGTATATGGATTACAAGCGCTCTAGTGAAATATTTGATGGACTCGACGCTGAAAGAAGAGCAGTACAACATTTAAAGGGTCGTAAAAAACAACGTTATCATAAGTATGAACAATTAATTAATACGATTGATTACTCTTCGTTGGCTATTTCAAATGTTAGAGAATTAAAAGTATTACTTCGTTTATTGTTTAATACAATGCATGCTTCTATCAATGAAGTTTACCGTTCAGAACAAATGGGTAAAGAAATTGATATTGAAAGAGTTAAAACAGAATTTAATATGAAATTAAATTGGATTGCCCACGGGGTAACGAAAGATAAAATAGGAGGATAG
- a CDS encoding NAD(P)/FAD-dependent oxidoreductase, whose product MTNELYDITIIGGGPAGIFASFYAGMRQAKTKIIESLPQLGGQLSLLYPEKLIYDVAGFPNIKAQQLVDQLVEQIKPFHHTICLDEEVLDIKKEGDIFKLTTKKETHYSKTVIIAAGNGAFQPKRLTTEGHEFFEGNGLHYFVTNMEKFRDKDIMICGGGDSAVDWALMLEKIAKSVILVHRRPIFRAHEHSIELLKQSSVTIETPFVIQELHEIDGTLGGVTLFNPKEDLSKTFHVSDLLVNYGFSSSLGPIKNWPIELTRQSIVTDSATRTSVDGIFAIGDISTYDGKVELIATGFGEAPIAVNHAVNHINPKERVQPMHSTSLFKQ is encoded by the coding sequence ATGACAAACGAATTATATGATATTACCATTATTGGAGGAGGCCCAGCAGGTATCTTTGCCTCTTTTTACGCAGGAATGCGTCAAGCCAAAACAAAAATTATTGAATCCTTGCCTCAACTTGGCGGACAACTTAGTTTACTCTATCCGGAAAAGCTCATTTACGATGTAGCAGGATTTCCAAATATAAAAGCTCAACAATTAGTCGATCAATTAGTTGAGCAAATCAAACCCTTTCATCACACGATTTGTTTAGATGAAGAAGTTTTAGATATAAAAAAAGAAGGTGACATCTTTAAACTCACAACAAAAAAAGAAACTCACTACTCGAAAACCGTTATTATCGCTGCTGGTAATGGGGCATTTCAACCAAAACGTTTAACGACTGAAGGTCATGAATTCTTTGAGGGAAATGGATTACACTACTTTGTCACTAACATGGAAAAATTTAGAGACAAAGACATCATGATTTGTGGCGGAGGAGATTCAGCAGTAGATTGGGCATTAATGCTTGAAAAAATAGCTAAGTCAGTTATTTTAGTTCATCGCCGTCCAATCTTTCGCGCACACGAACATAGTATAGAGCTCTTAAAGCAATCGAGCGTTACCATCGAAACACCTTTCGTTATTCAAGAACTGCATGAAATTGATGGAACATTAGGTGGTGTTACCTTATTCAATCCAAAAGAAGATCTTTCAAAAACATTTCATGTTTCGGATTTATTAGTTAATTACGGATTTTCTTCTTCACTAGGGCCAATAAAGAATTGGCCAATTGAATTAACACGTCAATCAATTGTAACGGATTCTGCCACTAGAACGTCTGTTGATGGTATTTTTGCGATTGGGGATATCTCAACCTATGATGGAAAAGTTGAATTGATTGCAACAGGATTTGGTGAAGCGCCTATCGCTGTTAATCATGCAGTAAACCACATAAATCCTAAAGAACGTGTACAACCTATGCACAGTACAAGTTTATTTAAACAATAA
- a CDS encoding phosphatidylglycerophosphatase A family protein: MTIKKETLKKMSRQLLIDRGVTIKDIAELVYFLQEKYVQDLTLDMCVENVEAVLNKREVQNAILTGIQLDISAENHQVLEPLQEILETDEGLYGIDEILALSIVNIYGSIGFTNYGYIDKVKPGILETLNSHEGNQVHTFLDDIVGAIAAAAASRLAHSEPDRLNENQ, from the coding sequence ATGACGATAAAAAAAGAGACATTAAAGAAAATGTCTAGACAATTATTAATTGATCGTGGTGTCACTATTAAAGATATTGCAGAACTTGTTTATTTTCTACAAGAAAAATATGTACAAGATTTAACACTTGATATGTGTGTGGAAAACGTTGAGGCTGTTCTAAATAAACGCGAAGTTCAAAATGCTATCTTAACAGGAATTCAGTTAGATATCTCTGCTGAAAACCATCAAGTACTAGAACCTTTACAAGAAATTTTAGAAACAGATGAAGGCTTATACGGTATAGACGAAATTTTAGCTTTATCAATCGTTAATATCTATGGTTCAATTGGTTTTACTAACTATGGCTACATTGACAAAGTAAAACCAGGGATTTTAGAAACATTAAATTCACATGAAGGCAATCAAGTTCATACTTTTTTAGATGATATCGTGGGAGCTATTGCTGCTGCCGCTGCTAGTCGCCTCGCCCATTCTGAACCTGATCGATTAAACGAAAACCAGTGA